The following proteins are encoded in a genomic region of Nicotiana sylvestris chromosome 4, ASM39365v2, whole genome shotgun sequence:
- the LOC104227876 gene encoding allene oxide synthase 1, chloroplastic: MASSSFALPSLKLQFPTHKSSSSSRNKYSSSLRPIKSSVSEKPPYISSPGTSPIQSRPTKLPIRKVPGDYGLPLVGPWKDRLDFFYNQGRDEFFKSRIQKHQSTVFRTNMPPGPFISFNPNVVVLLDGKSFPTLFDTSKVEKKDLFTGTFMPSTELTGGYRVLSYLDPSEPNHAKLKKLMFFLLSSRRNEVIPEFHNSYSELFETLENDLATKGKAGLNAANDQAAFNFLARSFYGVNPLDTNLGADGPKLIGKWVLFQLHPLLILGLPKVLEDLVLHTFRLPSALVKKDYQRLYNFFYENSTSILDEAERTGISREEACHNLLFATCFNSFGGMKIFFPNMLKWIGRAGVKLHTQLAQEIRSGIKSNGGKITMGAMENMPLMKSVVYESLRIEPPVASQYGRAKRDMVIESHDGAFEIKEGELLYGFQPFATKDPKIFDRSEEFVADRFIGEEGEKLLKHVLWSNGPENESPSINNKQCVGKDFVVLVSRLLLVELFLRYDSFEIEVGASPLGASITLTSLKRASF, translated from the coding sequence ATGGCATCAtcttcttttgctcttccttcTCTTAAGCTACAATTCCCCACACataaatcatcatcatcatctcgTAACAAGTACTCATCCTCTCTTCGGCCCATTAAATCTTCGGTGTCTGAAAAGCCACCTTACATTTCGTCTCCAGGGACTTCTCCGATCCAATCTAGACCTACAAAACTCCCGATTCGAAAAGTCCCTGGAGACTACGGGCTACCACTAGTCGGTCCGTGGAAGGACCGGCTTGATTTCTTTTACAATCAAGGTAGAGATGAGTTTTTCAAATCTCGAATTCAGAAACATCAGTCTACTGTTTTTCGAACCAACATGCCACCTGGTCCTTTCATTTCCTTCAATCCAAACGTTGTTGTTTTACTCGATGGTAAAAGTTTCCCCACCCTTTTTGATACTTCTAAGGTTGAGAAAAAAGATCTTTTCACTGGCACTTTTATGCCTTCTACTGAACTCACCGGTGGTTACCGTGTTCTCTCCTATCTTGATCCTTCTGAACCAAATCACGCCAAATTGAAGAAACTCATGTTCTTTCTCCTTTCATCGCGACGTAATGAAGTAATCCCCGAGTTTCACAACAGCTATTCCGAGCTTTTTGAGACACTAGAAAATGACTTGGCCACTAAAGGAAAAGCTGGGTTAAACGCAGCAAATGATCAAGCAGCATTTAACTTTCTTGCTCGATCTTTTTACGGAGTTAATCCGTTAGACACCAATCTTGGAGCTGATGGACCTAAGTTAATTGGCAAATGGGTGTTGTTTCAGCTTCATCCTTTGCTAATTCTTGGCCTTCCTAAAGTTCTTGAAGATCTTGTCCTTCATACTTTTAGGCTGCCTTCTGCTTTAGTGAAAAAAGACTACCAAAGATTGTACAATTTCTTCTACGAGAACTCAACTTCTATTCTTGATGAAGCTGAAAGAACTGGTATTTCACGTGAGGAAGCTTGTCACAATTTGCTATTTGCAACGTGTTTCAATTCTTTTGGAGggatgaaaatattttttcccaatATGTTGAAATGGATTGGTCGAGCTGGAGTCAAACTCCACACTCAATTAGCTCAAGAGATTCGGTCAGGCATTAAATCAAACGGTGGAAAGATCACAATGGGTGCAATGGAAAACATGCCACTAATGAAATCTGTAGTGTATGAATCGCTACGTATTGAACCGCCAGTGGCATCACAATACGGCAGAGCAAAACGTGATATGGTGATTGAATCCCACGACGGAGCATTTGAGATTAAAGAAGGTGAGTTACTATATGGTTTTCAACCATTTGCAACTAAGGACCCGAAGATTTTTGACCGGTCTGAAGAGTTTGTAGCGGACCGGTTTATTGGAGAAGAAGGGGAGAAGTTATTGAAACATGTGTTGTGGTCTAACGGGCCGGAAAATGAAAGCCCGTCGATAAATAACAAGCAGTGTGTAGGAAAAGATTTTGTGGTTTTGGTTTCAAGGTTGTTGTTGGTTGAATTGTTCCTGCGATATGACTCGTTTGAGATTGAGGTTGGTGCTTCTCCTTTGGGTGCTTCTATTACCTTAACGTCTTTGAAAAGAGCCAGCTTTTGA